The Montipora capricornis isolate CH-2021 chromosome 1, ASM3666992v2, whole genome shotgun sequence genome contains a region encoding:
- the LOC138043777 gene encoding corepressor interacting with RBPJ 1-like yields MFAKFMNKKDFHPGSKANIKRVWMAEQKLLAAQQKEKELELQYNKEQERFKNRQAISNDDRIKSGLDFLYDAPPGFNKGKLVEEQEGEVKFEWQRGAPREAYAKSLGIEARDQPFGIAVRNVKCIRCGKWGHINTDRECPLFNKSKNANVDPSLITDIADPMRLLKDMQTEGLTLKQNVLGRVFDPYDPNQQIVASDNDDEDDAEAVFLASLTDKQKKKLLRKLDRLEQEEIEAQSGHKKHKKKKRKRSSESRTVKHDKESDSSDSEPRKSKKPKKKAKKRKSGESDESDSTSDDQVETDQMQGRKYPRESHDRTLDRHHSETHTHSIKKDRHKDYHDRKTLSRDDKKLRHSEKDKDSPKKQRHYKERDGKEMR; encoded by the exons ATGTTTGCCAAATTTATGAACAAGAAAGATTTTCACCCTGGCTCAAAGGCCAACATCAAAAGG GTGTGGATGGCAGAACAAAAGCTACTTGCTGCTcaacagaaggaaaaagaacTTGAACTTCAATATAACAAGGAGCAGGAGAGGTTTAAAAACAG GCAAGCTATTAGTAATGATGACAGAATCAAGTCTGGTTTGGATTTCTTGTATGATGCTCCTCCTGGTTTTAATAAAGGCAA ACTT GTTGAGGAACAAGAAGGTGAAGTGAAGTTTGAATGGCAGAGAGGAGCTCCAAGAGAGGC ATATGCCAAGAGCTTAGGGATTGAGGCACGGGATCAGCCATTTGGAATTGCT GTGCGTAATGTAAAATGCATAAGATGTGGGAAATGGGGTCACATCAACACAGATAGAGAA tgtccATTGTTCAACAAGAGTAAGAACGCAAATGTGGATCCAAGTCTGATTACAG ACATAGCAGACCCAATGAGACTTCTGAAAGATATGCAAACTGAAGGACTCACATTAAAGCAGAACGTGTTAGGAAGAGTATTTGATCCATATGATCCAAACCAG CAAATTGTGGCATCAGACAACGACGATGAAGATGACGCAGAAGCCGTTTTTCTGGCTTCCCTAACAgacaaacagaagaaaaaacttCTGAG AAAGCTGGATAGACTAGAGCAAGAGGAGATAGAAGCGCAGAGTGGTCACAAGAAGcacaaaaagaagaagagaaaaagatcGTCAGAATCTCGCACTGTCAAGCACGACAAAGAGAGTGATTCATCGGATTCTGAGCCAAGGAAAAGCAAAAAGCcgaagaaaaaagcaaagaaaagaaagtcagGGGAATCTGATGAAAGCGACTCAACGTCAGACGATCAGGTGGAAACAGATCAAATGCAGGGAAGAAAGTACCCACGAGAAAGCCACGACAGGACGCTAGATAGACACCACAGCgagacacacacacactcaaTTAAAAAGGACAGGCATAAAGACTACCACGATAGGAAAACGCTATCGAGAGATGATAAGAAATTGAGACATTCGGAGAAGGACAAAGATTCCCCCAAGAAGCAGAGACATTACAAAGAGAGGGACGGAAAGGAAATGCGGTGA